A segment of the Dehalogenimonas sp. THU2 genome:
TAACCGGATATGTAGCCCCTCCTCCCGGCGTAAATGTCATCTTGACAGGAACGCCAATAATCGGAATCGAACTCTTTAACGCCCTGACTGATGGGCGCGTGCAGATGACCCTCATCGGAGTTGGCTTGATCTTTTTGGTTCTCTTTGGTCTCTTCAAGTTCAATCTGCCACGCGCCGTTCTAGCGGTCCTGCCCATCGGCCTTATCCTCGGTTGGTCAAGTGGCGTAATGTATCTATTGGGGATCAAATATACTCCCCTCACCTCTACCCTGGGAGCGCTGATCTTGGGTATTGGGGTGGAATTTACCATATTGCTGATGATGCGGTACTACGAAGAGAGGCGCAAGGGTGAAGGACCAGAGGAAGCGATGGCCACTGCCATGACCAAGATCGGTCGTGCCATTATCGCCTCAGGACTTACTGTAATCGGTGGCTTTGGCGCGCTATTGATCGCCAAGGATTTCCTGATACTGCGCGACTTCGGCATCGTCACCATGATCAATGTCTTCTTTGCCTTAGTCAGCACCCTGTTCGTATTACCGACTCTGATTGTCTGGGTCGACACTTGGCAGGAGAAACGCCGCCTGGTTGTAAAGTCGATCCGTAAATAGGAGCGAGAATGTTGTAAAGCAAGTGCCTATTTAATAGTCAATTAATAACTTGAAAGGGGGAGCGATGAGAATCAAAGAGGCGTTGCGGTGGTTGTTCGACAAGGTGATGGATCCCATTGTCGGCTTATGGGATTGGAAGGAAAGGGTTTGGTTTCGCAAGGGATGGTCACGACCGCTAAAAATTAAGCAGTCGGAAAAAGGTTAAACAAGATTTGGTGGTCTTCGTAGAACATGTCTAGTGCTACGTTGGGCGCAATTCATGTGGCAAGAAAATTTAGTCGTATGCTAAAAAAAGGGGGTTATTATGACCGTTAAGGTAGTTACTGATAGCACTGCTGATATTCCGCCTCAGTTGGTAAAAGATCTGGGCATTGTGGTAGTACCTTCATACGTGATCTTTGGAAGCAAATCATATCGCGGCGGGGTCGATATAGCCGAGGACGAGTTCTATCGTAAACTTCTTCATGAGTCTGTACTGCCTAAAACCTCCCAGCCTACCCCACAGGATTTCGTAGAAGCCTATACCCGGCTTGCAAAAGAAGCCGACGGTATTCTTTCTATTCATATATCTTCCAAGATGAGCGGCACAGTCAACTCCGCCGAACAGGCCAAAAAATTGGCCGAACTTAAATGCCCTATTGAAGTCATTGATACCCAGAACCTAACAATGGCATTGGGTTTGATTGTCATTGCTGCCGCCAGAATGGCCAGAGCAGGCAAGGAATTGACTGAAGTCGCCGATGCCGTTAGAAAGATGGTGCCTAATACCAGGCTACTGATCCTCTTTGACACGCTGGAATACTTAGCCAAGGGCGGTCGGATTGGCAAGGCCAAATCAATGCTCGGTTCAATACTGAATGTTAAACCGCTGTTGACACTCAAAGAGGGTGAATTTGTGCCAGCGAGTCAGGCGCACAGTCGCGCCAAGGGCAAGGAAAAACTGTTGGAGTTCCTAAAGAGTGCTAAAGATATCGAAGACCTAGCAATTATCTACAGCACCACTCCCGATGAGGCAAAAGAGCTAGCCGCTAGTATCATGGCTATCCATAAAGTCCAGGCACTTATCGCCCAAGTGGGTCCGGTGTTAGGCGTCCACAGTGGGCCGGGGGCGTTAGGCATTGCACTGAGAAGGAAGGAATAAGTTGTTGAGGTTAGTCGTCAACACCAAATTTCGGCAGGTTCATCCACATGCCCGTTGGTCTTAACCCGGATACCGACTTAATGCCGACTGGCGAGCAAAGGGAACTCTTGAGGCAAATTGGAGCACAGCGTATCCATAATCAGAAACCGATGTTTGTTGTTGATTTCTGGAACGATGCCCCCTGCGTTAATGGTTGCATCGCGGGAGGCCGTAGCTATTTTCATATAAATGCCCGCGGTTATGTGGAACCATGTATTTTGTCCATTTGGCAACCGACAAGGTTAAGCAAAAGAGCCTGAAAGAGATCATCAACTCATCCTATTTTGGGCGATTAGGGATAAGTAACCCTACGATAAAACCTGCTTCGTCCGTATATGATTATTGATCACTCGCAGGTACTCCGAGGTCTTTACGGTCTATGTAGTCCATACCCCACAGATGGCTCTACCCGTGAGCCTATTTCCACTCTTGCCATTGATTTAAACAACTACTCAAAGGAGGCAGCTAGAGTATTAGACCCGGTGTGGGAACGCGAATTCACTAAAAAGAGCTGATTATGCCACTTTAAAACAGTTACCAAAATATGATAGGTCATTATATGAAATATAGGGAGGTGCTGTATGCCATTCAGAATGGGACCAATGGAACTGGGTATTATTCTTGTAATCGTTCTTCTTGTCTTCGGGGTCGGCAAATTGCCTCAAGTTGGTGAGGCAATCGGTAAGGGGCTTAAATCTTTCAAGGACGGATCCTCTGGCGTTGATGAAAAAGTATCGCCGGAAGTGACATCAGAGACTACCGTGGAGGCACCCGAAGCGATTGCTCCCAAAACAGTCGAAGATAATTCCAAGACTTAGATTTAAGCGGGTGGGTGTCTGTACAATTTACCCTCTTATCTTGGAAGAATTATTAATACTTTCGCCGTTTTTTTGTTCCTAAGATTTGCTGATAGACGACAAGCTCAGCCAGTACTGGCAAGGCTATTCACCGGATTAAAGAAGAGCTTCATCCGGCGAGTTGTCGTGTGATTTGAACCGCTTGAAGCTCTAACGGATAACGATCTGGAGGTAACGGTTTATGGATTTTTTGGGCATGGGAACCTTTGAAATCATTACCATTCTTATTGTAGCCACCCTTATCTTTGGGCCTAACCGCATTCCCGAGTTCGCAAAGAAGGCTGGGGAGTTCATGCGTAGTTTCCGAAAAGTGACCGGTGATATGACCAAAGAGTTTGCCAAGGCTGTTGATAGTTCACCAACTAAAACTTCCGGAACTGGTAAATCTTCTGAACCTTTTATCGACATGGGCTTGGACGGATTTCTTAACACCAAAAATAAAAAGTAAGAGTGTTTCCGGTTTAGAAAGGCTACGTGAAAGATGACTGAAGAAAAGCGTTTTACCCATTAACCAGCATGTAACTGAAGTGAGGCAACGCTTTTTACGCTCTCTGATCGGCATTGTAATCGGGACAGTCGTGCCTAGAGGGAAGTAGACGACTGCTAGGTTAGAGTAAATATTCCAGCTAAGCTGAAGACTGATAGAAAGTAGCGTCTTTGCCATAAAACCGACGTAAAAACTCCACAAAAACGCCGAAAATGGTGGACGGTACTGTACGGTAGACAGAACTAGGATGTTTGAATTAACCTTCAGGGTTTAGCATTTCTCCAGGCTTTAAGTTCTCGCCAGCCAATTCGGCTATAACAGAATCCAACTGCCAGTCAAACGATAGGAATATAGCGATATCCACCGTTTTACCA
Coding sequences within it:
- a CDS encoding DegV family protein, translating into MTVKVVTDSTADIPPQLVKDLGIVVVPSYVIFGSKSYRGGVDIAEDEFYRKLLHESVLPKTSQPTPQDFVEAYTRLAKEADGILSIHISSKMSGTVNSAEQAKKLAELKCPIEVIDTQNLTMALGLIVIAAARMARAGKELTEVADAVRKMVPNTRLLILFDTLEYLAKGGRIGKAKSMLGSILNVKPLLTLKEGEFVPASQAHSRAKGKEKLLEFLKSAKDIEDLAIIYSTTPDEAKELAASIMAIHKVQALIAQVGPVLGVHSGPGALGIALRRKE
- a CDS encoding twin-arginine translocase TatA/TatE family subunit, producing MPFRMGPMELGIILVIVLLVFGVGKLPQVGEAIGKGLKSFKDGSSGVDEKVSPEVTSETTVEAPEAIAPKTVEDNSKT
- a CDS encoding twin-arginine translocase TatA/TatE family subunit, yielding MDFLGMGTFEIITILIVATLIFGPNRIPEFAKKAGEFMRSFRKVTGDMTKEFAKAVDSSPTKTSGTGKSSEPFIDMGLDGFLNTKNKK